A single window of Flavobacterium sp. 140616W15 DNA harbors:
- a CDS encoding GNAT family N-acetyltransferase yields MNIHLKTERLKIKPISILNIEDVYKLQSLEETARFNTSGMPKNSNETKITVENWILENDKESSKRFTFSVELIDGNEFIGLIGMNLGREHYKNAEVWFQYDYKFWNKGYATESLRKIIDFGFENLKLHRIEAGCAIENIGSISVLEKVGMLREAHTRKLLPLKSGWSDNYGYAILSTDERK; encoded by the coding sequence ATGAACATACATTTAAAAACTGAAAGATTAAAGATAAAACCAATTTCTATATTAAATATTGAAGATGTTTATAAGTTGCAATCATTAGAAGAAACTGCAAGATTTAATACATCGGGAATGCCAAAAAATAGTAACGAAACAAAAATTACTGTTGAAAATTGGATTCTCGAAAATGATAAAGAAAGCTCTAAACGATTTACGTTTTCAGTTGAATTAATCGATGGAAATGAATTTATCGGTTTGATTGGAATGAATTTAGGGAGAGAACATTATAAAAATGCAGAAGTTTGGTTTCAATATGATTATAAATTTTGGAATAAAGGATACGCAACAGAAAGTTTAAGAAAAATAATAGATTTTGGATTTGAAAACTTGAAACTGCATAGAATTGAAGCTGGTTGTGCAATTGAAAATATTGGTTCAATCAGTGTTCTAGAAAAAGTTGGTATGCTTAGAGAAGCACATACACGAAAATTATTACCTCTAAAATCTGGTTGGTCAGATAATTATGGATATGCAATTCTGTCCACTGATGAAAGAAAATAA
- a CDS encoding GNAT family N-acetyltransferase: MEFKIITPEQGEDKIFTGEIIAQFLHTHLEQYGDTLEDILKAIAYAMNPAKGGTIVLGLEENKIVGACVLNNTGMKDYIPENILVYIAVDKSQRGKGYGKKLMRKVIATAEGNIALHVEPDNPAKILYEKLGFTNKYLEMRLNK; the protein is encoded by the coding sequence ATGGAATTCAAGATAATTACTCCTGAACAAGGAGAGGATAAAATATTTACTGGTGAAATAATTGCTCAATTTCTTCATACACACCTAGAACAATATGGAGATACTCTTGAAGATATACTTAAGGCTATTGCATATGCAATGAACCCTGCTAAAGGAGGAACAATTGTACTTGGTCTGGAAGAAAATAAAATCGTGGGGGCCTGCGTCTTAAACAATACAGGAATGAAAGACTATATTCCTGAGAACATACTTGTATATATTGCAGTTGATAAATCCCAAAGAGGAAAAGGTTATGGAAAAAAATTAATGCGAAAAGTAATTGCTACCGCCGAAGGAAATATCGCATTACACGTAGAACCCGATAATCCAGCTAAAATTTTATACGAAAAACTAGGTTTTACAAACAAATACCTTGAAATGCGTTTGAATAAATAA
- a CDS encoding alanine/ornithine racemase family PLP-dependent enzyme produces the protein MAFIKLYRKKLEENYTFLNNIFISKNIKWGVVSKLLCGNKIYLKEIIALGVTEIHDSRVSNLRKIKALDPNIQTVYIKPPAKRSIASIVKYADVSFNTEIYTIQLLSREAEKQNKIHKIIIMIEMGDLREGVMGEDLIEFYGQVLSLPNIEIRGIGTNLNCLSGVMPTQDKLIQLSLYKQLIEAKFNISIPWVSGGTSVALPLIIKNARPMEVNHFRIGEALFFGKDLFTGETIEGMHNDVFKLYTEIIEITEKPDIPTGELGENVAGNTFSMNDTEDFGGTSLRAILDIGLLDMQPQYLESDDAEISIVDASSDMLVIDISKSKKEYNVGDLISFNIKYMGALYLLNSDYIEKTIE, from the coding sequence ATGGCATTCATCAAATTATACCGTAAAAAATTAGAGGAGAATTATACTTTTCTCAACAACATTTTCATTTCAAAAAATATTAAATGGGGCGTTGTATCTAAGCTTTTATGTGGAAACAAAATATACCTGAAAGAAATAATTGCTTTAGGAGTTACCGAAATTCATGATTCGAGAGTTAGCAACCTGAGAAAAATTAAAGCATTAGATCCAAACATTCAAACTGTTTACATAAAACCTCCTGCAAAACGAAGTATTGCAAGCATTGTAAAATATGCTGATGTTAGTTTTAACACCGAAATTTATACTATACAACTGCTTTCACGTGAGGCCGAAAAACAAAATAAAATCCACAAAATCATTATTATGATAGAGATGGGCGATTTACGCGAAGGTGTAATGGGCGAAGATTTAATTGAATTTTATGGTCAGGTCTTAAGTCTTCCGAATATTGAAATTCGTGGTATTGGTACCAACCTAAATTGCTTGAGCGGCGTTATGCCTACCCAAGATAAATTAATTCAATTAAGTTTATACAAACAACTTATCGAAGCTAAATTTAATATTAGCATTCCGTGGGTTTCAGGCGGAACTTCGGTTGCATTGCCTTTAATTATAAAGAATGCGAGACCAATGGAAGTAAATCATTTTAGAATTGGTGAAGCATTGTTCTTCGGAAAAGATTTGTTTACTGGAGAAACTATTGAAGGCATGCACAATGATGTATTTAAACTCTATACGGAGATTATCGAAATAACCGAAAAACCAGACATTCCCACTGGTGAATTAGGAGAAAATGTAGCGGGAAATACTTTTTCTATGAATGATACCGAGGATTTTGGAGGAACATCTTTGCGGGCAATTCTAGATATTGGTTTACTCGATATGCAACCACAATACTTAGAATCTGATGATGCCGAAATTAGCATTGTCGATGCGAGTTCGGATATGTTGGTAATTGATATCTCTAAATCTAAAAAAGAATATAACGTAGGCGACTTAATATCATTTAACATAAAATATATGGGAGCATTATACCTTTTGAACTCCGATTATATTGAGAAAACAATTGAGTAG
- a CDS encoding RidA family protein, whose protein sequence is MNINNKIKAVTRSNPSTLSAPVGNYSHVTKISGNADIYTFSGQIGTSKEGDLPENFNEQVANTFQNIKAVLDSQELVADDVIKVNIWATQEIDWDAFYAVWNAFFGEVYPSMTVGYISALGLPEIKLEIEIWAAK, encoded by the coding sequence ATGAACATAAACAATAAAATAAAAGCGGTAACAAGATCAAATCCAAGTACCTTATCGGCACCAGTTGGCAATTATTCTCATGTTACGAAGATATCTGGTAATGCAGATATTTATACTTTTTCTGGACAAATAGGTACAAGCAAAGAAGGAGATTTACCTGAGAACTTTAACGAACAAGTCGCTAATACTTTTCAGAATATAAAAGCGGTGCTGGATAGTCAGGAATTAGTTGCAGATGACGTAATTAAAGTAAATATCTGGGCAACTCAAGAAATAGATTGGGATGCTTTTTATGCTGTGTGGAATGCTTTTTTTGGAGAAGTATATCCGTCAATGACTGTTGGATATATTTCGGCATTGGGATTGCCAGAGATTAAATTAGAAATTGAAATCTGGGCAGCAAAATAA